The following proteins are encoded in a genomic region of Sorangiineae bacterium MSr12523:
- a CDS encoding biotin--[acetyl-CoA-carboxylase] ligase, translated as MAAFMPPDLTNLPALLRQRSISLGTPLTVFEETTSTNDEAKRAAKNGAPHGATWMSEVQTAGRGRQGRQWVSPPGENILLSMLARIACPPRRLPLLSLVVGLAARDAVARATPQADVRVKWPNDVVIDGRKVCGILVEAQFAASQVEALIIGVGMNVHTRAFPEEIQALATSVALHAPEPPSRATLVVDLFEALERDLPLVAARGLTPVHARLDAVDALRGHRVRSDQNVTGIAEGIDDEGRLMVRRDDGFLERFVAGEVHLLR; from the coding sequence ATGGCCGCCTTCATGCCGCCCGATTTGACGAACCTTCCGGCCCTCCTGCGCCAGCGCAGCATCTCCTTGGGAACGCCGCTCACGGTCTTCGAGGAGACGACGTCCACCAACGACGAGGCGAAGCGCGCAGCCAAGAACGGTGCGCCCCACGGTGCGACTTGGATGAGCGAAGTGCAAACCGCGGGGCGGGGCCGGCAAGGGCGGCAATGGGTCTCGCCGCCCGGGGAGAACATTCTTCTCTCCATGCTGGCCCGCATCGCGTGTCCGCCGCGGCGACTCCCGCTCCTGTCACTCGTCGTCGGGCTGGCGGCGCGCGACGCTGTGGCCCGGGCGACGCCCCAGGCGGACGTCCGCGTGAAGTGGCCCAACGACGTGGTGATCGATGGCCGCAAGGTGTGCGGCATCCTGGTCGAAGCTCAGTTTGCGGCGAGCCAAGTGGAAGCGCTCATCATCGGCGTTGGCATGAACGTGCACACGCGCGCATTCCCCGAGGAGATTCAGGCACTGGCCACCTCGGTGGCGCTTCATGCGCCGGAGCCTCCAAGCCGTGCGACCCTCGTGGTGGATCTTTTCGAGGCGCTCGAACGCGATCTGCCCCTGGTCGCGGCGCGAGGCCTCACACCCGTGCATGCGCGTCTCGATGCCGTCGATGCGCTGCGCGGGCACCGCGTTCGCAGCGATCAAAACGTCACCGGTATCGCCGAGGGCATCGATGACGAAGGTCGTCTCATGGTTCGACGCGACGATGGATTTCTCGAGCGTTTCGTCGCGGGCGAAGTGCATCTCCTCCGATAA
- a CDS encoding oligosaccharide flippase family protein: MSRRANALIAAVFSYGQTALAVLVGFAVTRVVVGTLGADLYGLWLATGALLGYATLADLGTFAVMPWLFAEADSQKDSARMRSLVLHGLLAGVVSGAMYVVLALVLWLAFPALLHLSAADRATLAGPLLVMVLGVAISYPLRLFSTLCQGQQDFKYMGPFQLLQILASGLLTYALVRLGAGLYAVGVAAAVPPFISGIAAAHRALTRNRHLFRGWPRPSWREVKPILTSGTGTWLGALGWQLAFATDSVVLASVGLRGDISSFSVTSRICFALMQLGWVIPDSASVGLAQMHAEGNATRTAHVVRSIVRVTLFLAGGVVCVTLSINAAFVSLWVGPELFGGARLNGVFGLDIVILSVVHALLTTAAVLGYRMRVGMITLVNGALHIGLALLLGRWFGTSGVAAATAISALATSIPVGLHLLRQAIPLRSLVADLGVWLLRLVPCTLMAALFGWISVQPHLTRLMPPGRFGALAVGAAGAAISGTAYVLAMRPMLRDLPLGDRIRRWCRLPVPPAPA, encoded by the coding sequence ATGAGCCGGCGAGCCAATGCTCTCATTGCGGCCGTATTCAGTTATGGCCAAACCGCCCTCGCCGTCCTCGTGGGGTTCGCGGTCACCCGGGTCGTCGTGGGGACGCTGGGGGCCGATCTGTACGGATTGTGGCTCGCCACCGGTGCTCTCCTCGGCTACGCCACCTTGGCGGATCTTGGTACCTTCGCGGTGATGCCTTGGCTCTTCGCCGAGGCCGATTCGCAAAAGGACAGCGCGCGAATGCGCAGCCTCGTCCTGCACGGTCTCCTCGCCGGGGTCGTGAGTGGCGCCATGTACGTGGTGCTCGCGCTCGTTCTATGGCTCGCGTTTCCGGCGCTTCTGCATCTGAGCGCGGCCGATCGTGCGACGCTCGCGGGTCCACTGCTCGTGATGGTGCTCGGGGTGGCGATTTCCTATCCGCTGCGCCTCTTCTCGACGCTTTGCCAGGGGCAGCAGGACTTCAAGTACATGGGGCCGTTTCAGCTCCTGCAGATCCTCGCCTCGGGCCTCCTCACGTACGCCCTCGTTCGACTCGGGGCCGGATTGTACGCGGTCGGCGTGGCGGCCGCCGTGCCGCCCTTCATTTCGGGAATCGCCGCGGCTCATCGCGCACTCACCCGCAATCGTCACCTGTTTCGCGGTTGGCCACGCCCTTCCTGGCGGGAGGTGAAGCCGATTCTCACATCGGGGACGGGCACGTGGTTGGGCGCGTTGGGGTGGCAGCTCGCTTTTGCCACCGACAGCGTGGTCCTGGCCAGCGTGGGCTTGCGCGGCGACATCTCGAGCTTCTCCGTGACGTCGCGCATCTGCTTTGCGCTCATGCAGCTCGGCTGGGTCATCCCCGACAGTGCATCCGTGGGGCTCGCGCAGATGCACGCGGAAGGCAACGCCACGCGCACCGCCCACGTGGTGCGGTCGATCGTGCGTGTGACGTTGTTTCTCGCCGGCGGCGTCGTTTGCGTGACCCTTTCGATCAACGCCGCGTTCGTCTCCCTTTGGGTCGGGCCCGAGCTATTTGGCGGCGCCCGTCTGAACGGAGTCTTCGGCCTCGACATCGTCATCCTCAGCGTCGTTCATGCATTGCTGACGACGGCCGCGGTGCTCGGATACCGGATGCGGGTGGGCATGATCACCCTCGTGAATGGGGCGCTTCACATCGGGCTCGCGTTGCTGCTCGGCCGTTGGTTCGGGACGTCCGGTGTGGCCGCAGCGACGGCGATTTCCGCGCTCGCGACCTCGATCCCCGTGGGCCTCCATCTTCTTCGGCAGGCGATCCCGCTGCGAAGCCTCGTGGCCGACCTCGGCGTGTGGTTGCTCCGGTTGGTGCCCTGCACGCTGATGGCCGCGCTTTTCGGCTGGATCTCCGTCCAACCGCACCTCACGCGACTGATGCCGCCGGGCCGTTTCGGAGCCCTCGCCGTCGGCGCCGCCGGCGCGGCCATATCCGGCACGGCGTACGTGCTGGCGATGCGGCCCATGCTGCGCGATCTGCCCTTGGGGGATCGCATTCGGCGATGGTGCCGGCTGCCCGTTCCACCGGCACCGGCATGA
- a CDS encoding glycosyltransferase family 4 protein, with translation MRIAIAAPLRTIVGGAETYLRALMPALLARGHQVALLYEQDAGDPTMHVDTGLDIPRWQTRGESALPAGLIRWRPDVVYAQGLTFPDVEDALLDAYPAALFVHAHRGTCISGSKTHAFPEMRECERTLGPGCLAYYFTRRCGGLNPVTTLSLYTRERGHRRRMSRYRALFVASRHMEHELVHNGVPGKHIHRNPIPPYGAVPISRPPEERPPTDTILYVGRLVRSKGCHHLIEAMPRVRAALGRPLRLVVAGTGPMEEELKAQARRTNADIEFLSWVDARTRQALMEAADLLVLPTLMPETFGMVGVEAGCAGLPTVAYSMGGVAEWLEPGVSGEFAHADPPTSSSLAEAMVRALRDPVHHLRLRNGAWEMARTITSDTHVGRLERVLERISQPSEVRAAPKRKFVRLDVVQDYIPSLLEFRAK, from the coding sequence ATGCGGATTGCCATTGCAGCGCCATTGCGCACGATCGTCGGGGGCGCCGAAACGTATTTGCGCGCCCTCATGCCTGCACTTTTGGCCCGCGGCCACCAAGTTGCATTGTTGTACGAACAGGACGCGGGCGATCCGACGATGCACGTCGATACCGGGCTCGATATCCCCAGATGGCAAACCCGCGGAGAATCCGCGCTACCCGCAGGGTTGATTCGATGGCGGCCCGACGTGGTTTACGCGCAGGGATTGACGTTTCCAGATGTGGAGGATGCGCTGCTCGATGCCTATCCCGCCGCACTTTTCGTGCACGCCCACCGCGGTACGTGCATCAGTGGCTCGAAAACGCACGCATTTCCCGAAATGCGTGAATGCGAGCGCACCCTGGGGCCGGGTTGCCTCGCCTATTACTTCACCCGCCGATGTGGCGGACTCAATCCCGTTACGACCCTGAGCCTCTATACGCGAGAACGCGGGCACCGGCGCCGTATGTCCCGCTACCGTGCATTGTTCGTCGCCAGTCGGCACATGGAACACGAGCTCGTGCACAACGGTGTCCCTGGCAAGCATATCCATCGAAATCCAATTCCTCCTTATGGGGCGGTGCCCATATCCCGGCCGCCGGAAGAGCGGCCTCCGACGGACACCATCTTGTACGTGGGCCGGCTGGTGCGCTCGAAGGGGTGTCATCACCTGATTGAGGCCATGCCGCGCGTCCGCGCCGCGCTCGGTCGCCCCTTGCGGCTCGTCGTGGCCGGAACCGGGCCCATGGAAGAGGAACTCAAGGCGCAGGCGCGGCGTACGAATGCCGATATCGAGTTTCTCTCCTGGGTCGACGCCCGCACCCGGCAAGCCCTCATGGAAGCTGCCGATCTCCTGGTCCTGCCGACCCTCATGCCCGAGACATTCGGCATGGTCGGTGTCGAGGCCGGATGCGCCGGCCTTCCCACGGTGGCCTATTCCATGGGGGGTGTGGCGGAGTGGCTCGAGCCCGGTGTGTCGGGCGAGTTTGCCCACGCCGATCCCCCGACGTCCTCGAGCCTCGCCGAGGCCATGGTGCGCGCGCTTCGCGATCCCGTGCACCACCTACGCCTCCGCAATGGGGCATGGGAGATGGCCCGAACCATCACCTCCGACACGCACGTGGGGCGGCTCGAGCGCGTTCTGGAGCGAATTTCACAGCCCTCCGAGGTCCGGGCGGCGCCGAAGCGCAAGTTCGTCCGGCTCGACGTCGTTCAGGACTACATTCCGTCTCTGCTAGAGTTTCGCGCGAAATGA
- a CDS encoding class I SAM-dependent methyltransferase, which translates to MLGKQVVRDALGRHLPLSLRLFRSIRRIVADHTRSPEQVFSEVHRTNAWGDSASLSGGGSNLVESEAIREALPSLLHELGIRTLLDAPCGDFFWMRHSDLAGVHYIGVDVVAKLIEDNQVHFGSPNRQFLHRDLTRDELPRADLVFCRDCLIHLSYRHIHAVLRNFKATGARYLLTTQFPLERINHDIVTGSYRPINLCLDPFGFPEPLRILRDGPATASLDTTGQTRVLALWDLNQLPS; encoded by the coding sequence ATGCTTGGCAAACAAGTCGTTCGCGATGCCCTTGGTAGGCATCTTCCATTGTCATTGAGATTGTTTCGTTCGATACGGCGGATCGTCGCCGACCATACCCGGTCACCGGAGCAGGTATTCTCCGAAGTGCACCGAACCAATGCCTGGGGGGATTCGGCCAGCCTCTCCGGTGGGGGCTCCAACCTGGTCGAAAGCGAAGCCATTCGCGAGGCGCTTCCTTCGTTGCTTCATGAACTAGGAATTCGCACCTTGCTCGATGCGCCATGCGGAGACTTCTTTTGGATGCGCCACTCCGACTTGGCGGGCGTCCATTATATAGGAGTCGATGTCGTCGCCAAATTAATCGAGGACAATCAAGTTCACTTCGGTTCGCCCAACCGTCAGTTTCTTCACCGCGATCTCACCAGGGACGAACTCCCCCGGGCCGATCTCGTCTTTTGTCGCGATTGTCTCATTCACCTGTCTTATCGCCACATCCATGCGGTCTTGCGTAATTTCAAAGCAACGGGCGCTCGCTATTTGCTGACCACTCAATTTCCGCTCGAACGGATTAATCATGACATCGTGACGGGGTCGTACCGCCCCATCAACTTATGCTTGGACCCGTTTGGATTCCCGGAGCCGCTCCGCATTCTTCGTGATGGCCCAGCGACAGCCTCGCTCGACACGACGGGTCAAACGCGGGTGCTCGCTCTTTGGGATTTGAATCAATTGCCAAGTTGA